From a region of the Lactuca sativa cultivar Salinas chromosome 4, Lsat_Salinas_v11, whole genome shotgun sequence genome:
- the LOC111919466 gene encoding uncharacterized protein LOC111919466 yields MLQRQIMFKQLEELQRQKKLQELNDSRQQNVINQQSLLLNKQASGAQYAPLINGTPVRDPSQMFMFGNTNLVQGFQNGLPYSQSGHGFSRFSNFHGTTREQPPIGEQQMDTVTRSSSMSDQFNAAYQEQGDFGGNIVDKTTDVNLNPQDFTSLDPLEQKFLFNTDDNNFGNMFEDTDNSQAFPSLQSGSWSALMQSALDETSSTDTAVQEEWSGLSFQNPELSNDNNNNNINNNQPSNIMESGKHPTSWFQNKTSNQNSNSNFPGFQQFPSTNFQFRSDSSHGSNQQSQKEGGDSSGMSAIVDKSSGFPVQDSNAQTSRHMLELLHKVDKFKEYKHGQQQSSYTESTQRKIPKAETTDAFTPSNNSSVQQSFGLRLSPPTQRHPANYFNSSQVVNSHLKNQDGQQGSNSNPKSQPNVWIDIPCSRMETASEGQNSQTFDYGQGQEGKFHPGEESFSGRLEANGSGSLKQSHISPHGYSPLNPTYSGPGVKKERLDSDHPKFPQVTSMSALTSAYENYKSVLASSAIKEDHLVKSPFYPPLQDPSQLHKNSSFVQMNLANTSQYGTNSVGVNQDSIISKSKKRKFPIYELLPWHKEATQGSRRLHDTSIMEVEWGEAGNRVPEQMKEGQGGESETLKRRIILTTQLMQVLFRPTPFKLLLDDALECYEMVTYFAARLALADACSFANHPHHISDTSAGKKVVSKGSGDENLSKVVEDFIDRSKKIEDVLLRLENGGSVLEIRMESQDLERFSVINRFAKFHSRAHMAAAPADTTTTTGVPKLYPQRYVAASPMPRVVPEGHNCLSL; encoded by the exons ATGTTGCAGAGGCAAATTATGTTCAAGCAGCTTGAGGAACTCCAAAGGCAAAAGAAACTCCAAGAGTTAAACGACTCCAGACAACAAAATGTCATAAATCAACAATCTTTACTACTCAATAAGCAAGCTTCTGGAGCTCAATATGCACCATTAATCAATGGAACCCCAGTTCGTGATCCTTCTCAAATGTTCATGTTTGGCAACACAAATTTGGTCCAAGGGTTTCAAAATGGATTACCTTATTCACAATCTGGACATGGTTTTAGTCGTTTTTCTAATTTTCATGGAACAACACGTGAACAACCACCCATTGGTGAACAACAAATGGACACTGTTACTAGATCTTCTTCCATGAGTGATCAATTCAATGCTGCTTATCAAGAACAAGGTGATTTTGGTGGAAACATTGTGGATAAAACAACAGATGTTAACCTTAACCCTCAAGATTTCACTAGTTTGGATCCATTAGAACAGAAGTTCTTATTTAATACAGATGATAACAATTTTGGGAACATGTTTGAAGACACTGATAACTCACAAGCTTTTCCTTCTTTACAAAGTGGGAGTTGGAGTGCTCTTATGCAATCTGCCCTTGATGAAACTTCAAGCACTGATACAGCTGTACAAGAGGAATGGAGTGGTTTAAGCTTTCAGAATCCAGAACTTTCCAatgataacaataataataatatcaataaTAATCAGCCTTCAAACATTATGGAAAGTGGGAAACATCCAACTTCATGGTTTCAAAACAAAACATCTAATCAAAACTCAAACTCAAACTTCCCTGGTTTTCAGCAGTTTCCTTCTACAAATTTCCAATTTCGTTCAGATTCTTCTCATGGATCAAATCAGCAATCTCAAAAAGAAGGTGGTGATTCTTCTGGAATGTCTGCCATTGTTGACAAATCATCTGGATTTCCTGTTCAAGATTCAAATGCTCAAACAAG TCGACATATGCTTGAGCTTCTTCACAAGGTAGACAAATTCAAAGAATATAAACATGGTCAACAACAGTCTTCTTATACTGAGTCGACTCAGAGAAAGATACCTAAAGCTGAAACTACAGATGCATTCACTCCATCAAACAATTCTTCAGTCCAACAATCATTTGGATTGAGGTTGTCTCCTCCAACTCAAAGACACCCTGCAAATTATTTCAACTCATCTCAAGTG GTGAACTCACATTTAAAGAACCAAGATGGTCAACAGGGTTCTAATTCTAATCCAAAAAGTCAACCTAATGTCTGGATAGATATACCTTGTAGCAGAATGGAAACTGCTTCTGAAGGTCAAAATTCACAAACTTTTGATTATGGGCAAGGGCAAGAAGGTAAATTCCACCCCGGGGAAGAATCTTTTTCAGGGCGTTTAGAAGCAAACGGATCCGGTTCTCTGAAACAATCACATATTTCCCCTCATGGGTACTCTCCTTTAAACCCCACGTACTCTGGGCCAGGGGTAAAAAAGGAAAGACTAGATTCTGACCACCCTAAATTTCCGCAAGTAACATCCATGTCAGCCCTCACATCTGCATACGAAAACTACAAAAGCGTACTCGCGTCATCCGCTATAAAAGAAGATCATTTAGTGAAATCCCCATTTTACCCTCCTCTTCAAGACCCTTCTCAGCTTCATAAAAATAGTTCATTTGTCCAGATGAATTTAGCAAACACAAGTCAATATGGAACCAATTCGGTTGGTGTTAATCAAGATTCAATTATTTCTAAATCAAAAAAACGTAAATTTCCTATCTATGAGCTTCTCCCTTGGCATAAAGAAGCAACACAAGGTTCTAGAAGACTTCATGATACaag CATTATGGAAGTGGAATGGGGAGAGGCTGGAAATCGGGTACCTGAACAG ATGAAAGAAGGTCAAGGGGGTGAAAGTGAAACATTAAAGAGAAGAATAATTTTAACAACACAACTTATGCAAGTTTTATTTAGGCCTACACCATTTAAACTTCTTttggatgatgctttggaatgtTATGAAATGGTAACATACTTTGCTGCTAGATTAGCACTTGCTGATGCGTGTAGTTTCGCAAATCATCCTCATCATATTTCTGACAC GTCAGCAGGGAAAAAGGTTGTATCCAAGGGTagtggtgatgagaatctttcaaaGGTTGTGGAAGATTTCATTGATAGATCAAAAAAGATAGAAGATGTGCTTTTGAG GTTGGAGAATGGAGGATCAGTTCTTGAAATAAGAATGGAATCCCAAGATTTAGAGAGATTTTCAGTCATCAACCGATTTGCCAAGTTTCATAGCCGGGCACATATGGCGGCGGCACCAGccgacaccaccaccaccaccggcgTCCCTAAGCTATATCCTCAAAGATATGTGGCAGCTAGTCCTATGCCTAGGGTAGTACCTGAAGGGCATAACTGTCTTTCACTATGA
- the LOC111919448 gene encoding uncharacterized protein LOC111919448: MNILDEADVHQLINVISETKEIVHLYLEVFQGLIEQREAAEKVVPYNVENIVSDNVEDCPEEETVALNTVEEKNLYEFGRLTDKTFSDGEESNEGWSEDEFTHGKKASDIFYGMPPIPDCPDPIVEPGPFHSLGPNDDMFVRQTYDNKQQIIFALSLKTTREKFQFKTKHSNKNRYGVYCEIENCSWRSYAKCLDPTDEFEIRTFNNVHTCSSLQIHPNHKHANKKVMGTILHEIMGKTRSKVWRPNEISRDLNVLLEINVDYKQAWRAKQYAMELLLGSSEECFFKLPIYFHNLKRHNLGTVAYIQTDSEDCFECCFYAIGSTGDFKGTILHVVAMDGNNQILPLAHGICKKKSGLTWTWFLEKLYECVGDCQELTFVTDRADAIRVSIENVFPHAHHGLFSSTRSQVAAYLSEISRAKWTRAYSPSKRYDYMTSNSAESMNALSVDARKMPIIPLLEFFRRLSQEWCNKRRIEGGKRSTVLTEWAEKVVSKNEERTTGWSVSGVSDALYEVHDFKHGGIVDLRKETCTCKYWEGTGLPCGHVIMILKHLKKTNFGHLAIDAYKMETYRSTYEEPVYPLPEPCDWEIPVDMMVVKPPIMDTRQAGRPRNRNRISSQGEEPIVRRCSRCDSTTHNAATCPALVPKKQKKARKLVRHQVVTQKEKGKGQKGLRRR, from the exons ATGAATATTTTAGATGAAGCAGATGTTCATCAACTCATAAATGTAATTTCTGAAACGAAGGAGATTGTGCATTTGTATTTAGAGGTGTTTCAGGGATTGATCGAACAGAGAGAAGCAGCTGAGAAAGTTGTACCATACAATGTTGAAAACATTGTATCTGATAATGTTGAAGATTGTCCAGAAGAAGAAACTGTGGCACTGAATACGGTTGAAGAAAAAAATTTATATGAGTTTGGAAGACTGACGGACAAAACTTTCTCAGACGGTGAAGAGTCAAATGAAGGATGGTCAGAAGATGAGTTCACACACGGGAAAAAAGCTTCAGACATATTTTACGGTATGCCTCCCATACCTGATTGTCCTGATCCTATTGTTGAACCCGGACCATTTCACAGTTTAGGTCCAAATGATGATATGTTTGTTCGTCAAACATATGAtaacaaacaacaaataatttttGCTTTGAGTCTTAAAACAACAAGAGAAAAGTTTCAGTTTAAGACCAAACATTCTAACAAAAATCGTTATGGGGTATATTGTGAAATTGAGAACTGTAGTTGGCGTTCGTATGCAAAATGCCTTGATCCCACTGATGAATTTGAAATCAGGACTTTCAACAACGTGCACACATGTTCGTCATTACAGATACACCCTAATCATAAGCATGCTAATAAAAAAGTCATGGGTACTATATTGCATGAGATTATGGGAAAAACTCGTTCCAAGGTTTGGAGGCCTAATGAAATATCAAGGGATTTGAATGTTTTGCTGGAAATCAACGTAGATTACAAGCAAGCTTGGCGTGCAAAACAATATGCTATGGAACTGTTGTTGGGATCCTCTGAAGAATGTTTTTTCAAACTTCCTATTTATTTTCACAATTTGAAGAGGCATAATCTTGGTACAGTTGCGTATATTCAAACAGATTCTGAAGATTGTTTCGAGTGTTGTTTTTATGCCATTGGGAGCACG GGTGATTTTAAGGGAACCATATTGCATGTTGTAGCTATGGATGGGAACAACCAGATACTGCCCCTTGCGCACGGAATATGCAAAAAAAAGAGTGGTCTTACGTGGACATGGTTTCTTGAAAAGTTGTATGAATGTGTTGGTGATTGTCAAGAATTGACTTTTGTAACTGATAGGGCCGATGCAATTCGCGTtagtattgaaaatgtttttcCACATGCTCATCATGGCTT ATTTAGTTCTACTAGGTCGCAAGTAGCAGCGTATCTAAGTGAAATTTCCCGTGCTAAATGGACTAGAGCATATTCGCCGTCGAAACGTTACGATTACATGACCTCGAACAGTGCAGAGTCCATGAATGCTTTATCTGTAGATGCAAGGAAGATGCCTATAATACCCCTTCTTGagttcttccgacgtctttcacaGGAATGGTGTAACAAGCGTCGCATCGAAGGAG GGAAACGTTCAACAGTGCTAACCGAGTGGGCTGAAAAAGTAGTTAGTAAAAATGAAGAGCGTACGACAGGATGGTCCGTTTCTGGTGTTTCAGATGCACTTTATGAAGTTCATGATTTCAAACATGGTGGCATAGTTGATCTGAGGAAAGAGACTTGTACATGCAAATATTGGGAAGGAACTGGGTTGCCTTGTGGTCATGTGATAATGATCTTGAAGCACTTGAAAAAAACTAACTTCGGACATCTGGCTATAGATGCTTACAAAATGGAAACATACCGAAGTACGTATGAGGAGCCGGTTTACCCCCTTCCAGAACCGTGTGATTGGGAGATTCCTGTTGACATGATGGTTGTGAAACCCCCAATAATGGATACACGTCAAGCTGGTAGACCGAGAAACAGAAATCGTATTTCGTCACAAGGTGAGGAACCTATAGTAAGAAGGTGTAGTAGATGTGATAGTACAACACATAATGCAGCGACTTGTCCGGCATTGGTCCCAAAGAAACAAAAAAAGGCTAGAAAACTAGTGCGGCATCAGGTAGTAACACAAAAGGAAAAGGGAAAGGGACAGAAAGGACTCAGGAGACGCTAG